The proteins below are encoded in one region of Maribacter aestuarii:
- a CDS encoding head GIN domain-containing protein has translation MKPYLLSVIIVLSSAIAVGQGSNTKSLEKFTKLKVYDRIVVSLVKSNENKLVITGDDKDEVSVSQKDGLLKIKMKFDNFIAGNEAKATLYFTEDLTLLDANENGKIISDETFKGDKVEIKAQEGGVIDLKVTLKEAHVRAVSGSEITLRGTCETQEVSLNTGGKAYNKDLNTTTTNLTVLAGGRADIKASDLVKAKVKAGGSIYIYGKPKSIEKDKIFGGKIKEMD, from the coding sequence ATGAAACCATATCTCCTATCGGTAATTATAGTCCTTAGCTCTGCGATTGCTGTAGGGCAAGGCTCCAATACAAAATCCCTAGAAAAATTTACAAAACTAAAAGTATATGACCGCATCGTCGTATCACTCGTTAAAAGCAATGAAAACAAATTAGTCATTACAGGGGACGATAAGGATGAGGTAAGCGTTAGCCAAAAGGACGGGCTCCTTAAAATTAAAATGAAATTTGATAACTTTATAGCTGGAAACGAGGCCAAAGCAACCCTTTATTTTACAGAGGACCTTACCTTATTGGACGCTAATGAAAATGGCAAAATTATTTCCGATGAAACTTTCAAAGGAGATAAGGTGGAGATAAAAGCCCAAGAAGGCGGAGTGATAGATTTAAAAGTTACCCTAAAAGAAGCCCATGTCAGGGCAGTCTCAGGAAGTGAAATTACGTTGAGAGGTACATGCGAGACTCAAGAGGTTTCCTTAAATACTGGAGGTAAAGCCTATAATAAAGACCTGAATACAACCACTACCAATTTAACTGTACTCGCCGGGGGACGGGCAGATATTAAAGCATCAGATCTGGTAAAGGCAAAAGTTAAGGCAGGCGGTTCCATATACATTTACGGCAAACCAAAATCAATAGAAAAAGACAAAATTTTTGGTGGAAAAATAAAAGAAATGGACTAG
- a CDS encoding CPXCG motif-containing cysteine-rich protein yields the protein MYEHFFQCPYCWEQISMLLDSSVASQTYIEDCEVCCRPIEVTSTFRGNELVAFEAVDIAQ from the coding sequence ATGTACGAGCATTTTTTTCAGTGTCCCTATTGTTGGGAGCAAATATCAATGCTTTTGGATTCGTCGGTAGCAAGTCAAACGTATATTGAAGATTGTGAAGTTTGCTGTAGACCTATTGAAGTTACCTCTACATTTAGGGGAAACGAACTTGTAGCTTTTGAAGCAGTGGATATTGCTCAATAG
- a CDS encoding TolC family protein encodes MIRVRFSYLLLVFPFLSLTAQEGLLSKEEAVTIALENNFGIEIATNNLKIAENNQNILNSGFLPSLTGNAGGSYDKNNQEATFQDGSVRAIDGAETTRYNASLNLNYTLFDGMGRWYDYKRIKEQYNLSELETRETIETTMIQLFTVYFEVARLTENIRVLESTYENTEKRLQRAEYSFEFGQSNKLEVLNAQVDLVNDSINLINERQTARNTKRDLNLLLSRNLVTSFEVDTTISFTNSIQLEEFLENGIVNNVRILQAERNIKINDYTFKSSKSVFLPTVGLTGSYGWNEGNFPATNFLASSTSTGLSAGLNLTWNLFNGGSNITQIKNAKLLLDNQETLQEQIKQEVTRDIENAKDIYSNRLRIYNLQEQNVVTAKNNYERSTEQYNLGQITSVELRQAQINLLNAETNKNSAKYNAKLAELQLLQLTGQLLNIEL; translated from the coding sequence ATGATAAGAGTACGTTTTAGTTATTTACTACTAGTTTTTCCATTTCTAAGTTTAACGGCGCAAGAAGGCTTATTATCTAAGGAAGAAGCGGTAACTATAGCTTTGGAAAATAATTTTGGAATTGAGATTGCTACAAATAATTTAAAGATAGCGGAGAATAATCAGAATATCCTGAACTCTGGTTTCTTGCCTAGTTTAACGGGTAATGCTGGTGGTTCCTACGACAAAAACAACCAAGAAGCTACATTTCAAGATGGTAGCGTAAGAGCAATCGATGGTGCGGAAACAACGCGTTACAATGCCTCATTGAATTTAAATTATACATTGTTCGATGGTATGGGCCGTTGGTACGATTATAAAAGGATAAAGGAGCAGTATAACCTTAGCGAGCTGGAGACCAGGGAAACTATTGAGACTACAATGATTCAATTGTTTACAGTGTATTTTGAAGTGGCAAGGCTTACGGAGAATATTAGGGTCCTGGAGAGCACGTACGAGAATACGGAGAAACGTCTGCAACGCGCTGAATACAGTTTTGAATTTGGTCAAAGTAACAAATTGGAAGTATTGAACGCTCAAGTTGATTTGGTCAACGATAGCATCAACTTGATTAATGAAAGGCAAACGGCAAGAAATACGAAACGCGATTTAAATTTACTTTTAAGCCGTAATTTAGTCACTTCTTTTGAAGTGGATACGACCATTTCCTTCACAAATTCGATTCAACTTGAAGAATTCTTGGAGAATGGAATTGTCAATAATGTCCGGATATTACAAGCGGAACGGAATATCAAAATTAACGATTATACTTTTAAATCAAGTAAATCCGTGTTTTTGCCCACAGTGGGGCTTACAGGTTCATACGGATGGAACGAGGGTAATTTCCCTGCTACCAACTTCCTGGCCTCCAGTACATCAACAGGATTATCCGCAGGGCTGAACCTGACTTGGAACCTTTTCAACGGCGGTAGTAATATTACTCAAATCAAGAATGCGAAGCTTTTATTGGATAACCAAGAAACCCTTCAAGAGCAGATTAAACAAGAAGTCACTAGAGATATCGAAAACGCAAAGGACATTTATTCAAATAGATTAAGGATTTATAACCTTCAAGAGCAAAATGTGGTAACCGCTAAAAACAATTACGAAAGATCTACGGAGCAGTATAATTTAGGTCAAATCACTTCTGTAGAACTTCGTCAGGCTCAAATCAACCTCTTGAATGCGGAAACCAATAAGAATTCCGCAAAATATAATGCGAAATTGGCAGAACTTCAGTTATTACAATTAACCGGGCAGCTCCTAAACATAGAGTTATAA
- a CDS encoding GH3 family domain-containing protein has product MHILGSFIKGVIEVADKVTGDHNPVDEQKEVLKSLLEKASDTKFGKHYDFKDILSAPNIHKRYAQSVPYFDYNKINEHWWSQLHEGKLDVTWPGSSDYFALSSGTTGKTSKRIPVTQDMIDAIRSAGIKQVLALNNFDLPPDFFEKGILMLGSSTDLAEKDDHLEGEISGISASNIPSWFRGYYKPGKEISEIDDWDERVEKIVEQAPDWDIGAISGIPSWIELMLKEVIKQHQLENIHEIWPNLQVYTSGGVAFGPYEKSFMALMGKPITVIDTYLASEGFIAFQNRPETDAMKLVTDNGIYFEFIPFLPEYINEDGSLSDDAPSLSISEVEENEDYVLVISTVSGAWRYMIGDTIEFTDVERAEIKITGRTKFFLNTVGSQLSVNKMDDAVQHLESKFDIKIPEYTLSAKKFDDGFYHSWYLGTTSTIDESKVVSELDDFLKDANKNYKVARSKALKGVKVNLVNPDVFNDWNDENKKKGGQVKMERVMGEDKFKDWEDFVNQR; this is encoded by the coding sequence ATGCATATACTCGGAAGTTTTATTAAGGGCGTAATCGAGGTTGCCGATAAGGTGACTGGTGACCATAATCCCGTCGATGAACAAAAAGAAGTCCTAAAATCTCTATTAGAAAAAGCTTCCGATACCAAATTCGGTAAGCATTATGATTTTAAAGACATTTTAAGTGCGCCGAATATCCATAAAAGATATGCTCAAAGCGTCCCCTATTTTGACTATAATAAGATTAATGAACATTGGTGGTCCCAATTGCATGAAGGGAAACTTGACGTTACTTGGCCAGGGAGTTCTGACTACTTTGCGCTAAGTTCGGGGACAACAGGTAAAACGAGTAAGCGGATACCAGTTACCCAGGATATGATAGATGCCATTAGAAGTGCGGGAATAAAACAAGTGCTTGCCCTAAATAATTTTGATTTGCCGCCGGATTTTTTTGAAAAGGGGATATTAATGCTAGGGAGTTCCACAGATCTTGCTGAAAAAGACGACCATCTGGAAGGTGAAATAAGTGGTATTAGCGCCAGTAACATTCCCAGTTGGTTTAGGGGATATTATAAACCGGGAAAGGAAATTTCCGAAATTGATGATTGGGACGAGCGAGTGGAGAAAATTGTCGAACAGGCCCCGGATTGGGATATTGGGGCAATAAGTGGTATCCCTTCTTGGATAGAACTTATGCTTAAAGAGGTTATTAAGCAGCATCAATTAGAAAACATTCACGAAATCTGGCCTAATCTTCAGGTTTATACCTCGGGAGGGGTGGCATTTGGTCCGTACGAAAAGAGTTTCATGGCATTAATGGGAAAACCTATTACCGTTATTGATACCTATTTGGCATCCGAAGGTTTTATAGCTTTTCAAAATAGACCGGAGACGGATGCCATGAAATTGGTAACGGACAATGGGATTTATTTTGAATTTATACCGTTCCTTCCGGAATATATCAATGAGGATGGTTCATTGTCTGACGATGCCCCTTCCTTGTCAATTTCCGAAGTTGAAGAGAACGAAGATTATGTATTGGTCATCAGTACCGTTTCCGGGGCATGGCGCTACATGATAGGTGACACGATAGAATTCACGGACGTAGAACGTGCTGAAATAAAAATAACCGGGAGAACCAAGTTTTTTCTTAACACCGTTGGCTCGCAATTGTCCGTCAATAAAATGGATGATGCCGTACAGCACCTAGAGTCCAAATTTGATATAAAAATACCGGAGTATACGTTAAGCGCGAAAAAATTTGATGATGGGTTTTACCATTCTTGGTATTTGGGTACGACCAGTACTATTGATGAGTCTAAAGTGGTTTCTGAATTGGACGACTTCTTAAAAGATGCCAATAAAAATTACAAAGTCGCCAGGTCCAAAGCTTTGAAAGGGGTAAAGGTCAATTTGGTAAATCCAGACGTTTTTAATGATTGGAACGATGAGAATAAGAAAAAGGGAGGTCAGGTAAAAATGGAACGGGTTATGGGAGAGGATAAATTTAAAGATTGGGAAGACTTCGTAAACCAACGGTAA
- a CDS encoding YceI family protein, which translates to MRKTLLMLLALLTVFAHAQETYKLELTKSTLQISGTSTVSDWVVNAESISGDLSTNRQEITSLELLVPVANIKSERGPTMDNKMHAALKKEAHPTVKFVLENHDDASVILGNLTIAGVTNPVEIPVDFKVENEWLNITGKKPIMLKDFEMEPPSAMFGQIVVGEEVFVIFDLYYSKD; encoded by the coding sequence ATGAGGAAAACCTTGTTAATGCTGTTAGCTCTTTTAACCGTTTTCGCACACGCGCAGGAAACCTATAAACTTGAGCTGACTAAGAGTACTTTACAAATTTCAGGTACTTCTACGGTTAGTGATTGGGTGGTTAATGCAGAAAGCATTAGTGGTGACTTGAGTACCAATCGTCAGGAAATTACTTCCCTAGAACTTCTAGTACCTGTGGCCAACATAAAAAGTGAGAGAGGACCTACAATGGATAATAAGATGCACGCAGCTTTGAAAAAGGAGGCACATCCTACCGTAAAATTCGTTTTAGAAAATCACGATGATGCATCGGTAATATTAGGTAATTTGACCATAGCTGGGGTAACGAATCCAGTTGAAATCCCTGTTGATTTCAAGGTTGAAAACGAATGGTTAAATATTACAGGAAAGAAACCGATAATGCTCAAGGATTTTGAAATGGAACCTCCTTCTGCTATGTTTGGCCAAATTGTCGTGGGTGAGGAAGTATTTGTCATTTTTGATTTATATTATTCGAAAGACTAA
- a CDS encoding formylglycine-generating enzyme family protein, translated as MKNKIYLQKSFNYWIISITIFSQLSLNAQVKELEPTSKDSISSQYTQNIPATEISFDMLLIPQGTFLMGSPDSETHHSVDEVPFHEVTLDAFYMAKHELTWELFELFFKQNKEIFVKLDDEKVMKIDAISRPSPPYEDPSYGMGKAGFPAVSMSTYSALVFCKWLSTVTGRFYRLPTEAEWEYAARAGTTTAYSFGDSTDHIDEYAVYYKNSEGQYAKVGSKKPNGWGLYDMHGNVAEWTLDEYKKDTYTGEKRTNPWVKPAVIHPRVIRGGSWDDDAKVLRSAARTASSSKLQKRDPQIPKSFWWFTDSNYVGFRLVSPKNQPSSAEQKKFWQTVLDE; from the coding sequence ATGAAAAATAAAATATACTTACAAAAGTCGTTCAACTACTGGATCATATCAATTACCATCTTTTCTCAACTTTCACTAAATGCGCAGGTCAAGGAGTTGGAACCTACATCCAAGGATAGTATAAGTTCCCAGTATACCCAAAATATTCCGGCAACAGAAATCAGCTTTGATATGTTGCTAATCCCACAGGGAACATTTTTAATGGGCAGTCCGGACTCTGAGACCCACCATAGTGTTGACGAGGTACCATTTCATGAAGTAACTTTGGATGCGTTTTACATGGCTAAACATGAACTAACATGGGAGCTTTTTGAACTTTTTTTTAAGCAGAACAAAGAAATTTTTGTGAAGTTGGATGATGAAAAGGTAATGAAGATAGATGCAATTTCTAGACCTAGTCCGCCATACGAAGACCCATCCTATGGAATGGGCAAAGCGGGATTTCCTGCTGTAAGTATGTCTACCTATTCCGCTTTGGTATTCTGTAAATGGTTGAGCACTGTAACAGGAAGGTTTTATAGATTACCCACCGAAGCGGAGTGGGAATATGCAGCTAGAGCGGGTACTACTACAGCCTACAGTTTTGGTGATTCCACAGATCATATAGATGAATATGCGGTTTATTATAAGAATTCCGAGGGCCAATATGCCAAAGTAGGAAGTAAAAAACCAAACGGATGGGGGTTGTACGATATGCATGGGAATGTTGCGGAGTGGACTTTGGATGAATATAAGAAAGATACATATACCGGGGAGAAAAGGACTAATCCATGGGTTAAACCAGCGGTTATACATCCTAGGGTTATTCGGGGCGGTTCTTGGGACGATGATGCAAAGGTGCTGAGGTCCGCCGCAAGAACGGCCTCTAGTAGCAAGCTCCAAAAGAGAGATCCACAGATTCCTAAAAGCTTTTGGTGGTTTACAGATTCGAATTACGTAGGCTTTAGATTGGTTAGTCCCAAAAACCAACCTTCTTCGGCGGAGCAAAAGAAATTCTGGCAGACCGTATTGGATGAATAA